The following coding sequences are from one Microbacterium sp. SORGH_AS_0969 window:
- a CDS encoding alpha/beta fold hydrolase has translation MPEVDEFSFLPAQAAEAGRPTPTVERVQLTLDDGRVLSGLRWGDAPPAVTLLHGAGLNAHTWDTTLLHLGLPALALDLPGHGDSSWRDDAAYVARVLAPDVVTAIETWAEGPQTLIGHSLGGLTGAAVAASRPDLVSRLLVVDITPGIDPSGGPAQLRAFFAGPTDWASRDELVERALSFGLGGSRAAAERGVFHNSRVRPDGRVEWKHHFAHLAAAAVNAGADPSTPDAVRAVLATTGWDDVAQVTSPITLIRGERGFVTADDADDLVRRVPTADVRVLSTGHNAQEEDPAGLAALIREVASAH, from the coding sequence ATGCCCGAGGTCGACGAGTTCTCGTTCCTTCCCGCCCAGGCCGCCGAGGCCGGCCGCCCGACACCGACCGTCGAGCGCGTGCAGCTGACGCTCGACGACGGGCGCGTCCTGAGCGGTCTGCGGTGGGGCGACGCTCCCCCCGCGGTGACGCTCCTCCACGGCGCGGGCCTGAACGCCCACACCTGGGACACGACGCTGCTGCACCTCGGGCTCCCCGCGCTCGCGCTCGACCTCCCGGGGCACGGCGACTCGTCGTGGCGCGACGACGCCGCCTACGTCGCCCGCGTCCTCGCCCCCGACGTGGTGACAGCTATCGAGACATGGGCGGAGGGACCGCAGACGCTGATCGGCCACTCGCTCGGCGGTCTCACGGGTGCCGCGGTCGCGGCATCCCGTCCCGATCTCGTCTCACGACTCCTCGTCGTCGACATCACGCCGGGCATCGACCCGAGCGGCGGTCCCGCGCAGTTGCGGGCGTTCTTCGCCGGCCCCACCGACTGGGCGTCGCGCGACGAGCTGGTGGAGCGCGCGCTGTCGTTCGGTCTCGGCGGATCGCGCGCCGCCGCGGAACGCGGGGTGTTCCACAACTCCCGCGTGCGCCCCGACGGTCGGGTGGAGTGGAAGCACCACTTCGCGCACCTCGCCGCCGCCGCGGTGAACGCCGGGGCGGATCCCTCGACCCCGGATGCCGTGCGCGCGGTGCTCGCGACGACGGGCTGGGACGATGTGGCCCAGGTCACCTCCCCGATCACCCTGATCCGCGGCGAGCGCGGCTTCGTGACCGCCGACGACGCCGACGACCTCGTGCGGCGGGTGCCGACGGCCGACGTCCGCGTCCTCTCGACCGGGCACAACGCCCAGGAGGAGGACCCCGCCGGTCTCGCCGCCCTGATCCGCGAGGTCGCGTCCGCGCACTGA
- a CDS encoding ABC transporter ATP-binding protein, giving the protein MSLRVTDLRVEIDGRAVVDGISFEVPDGARVGLIGESGSGKSLTALAILGLLPDGARATGSVRWNDLEILGLPDRDLATLRGDDIGMVFQEPRTALNPLHTVGRQIGESVRIHERVSRREALRRAVIEAERVALPDPERIVSRYPHQLSGGQRQRVAIAMALACRPRLLIADEPTTALDVTIQAGVLSLLRELVQDAGMSLVFITHDLAVLAQVATHAVVLEHGRVVERGEVSELLRAPSSPITQALLRDATATLWHPEHPGRDAGTPDDPPTFAHGEGFADEEAP; this is encoded by the coding sequence GTGAGTCTCCGGGTGACCGACCTGCGCGTCGAGATCGACGGTCGCGCCGTCGTCGACGGGATCTCGTTCGAGGTGCCCGACGGTGCCCGCGTCGGCCTCATCGGAGAGTCCGGTTCGGGCAAGTCGCTGACGGCCCTCGCGATCCTCGGGCTGCTCCCCGACGGCGCTCGCGCCACCGGTAGCGTCCGCTGGAACGACCTCGAGATCCTCGGCCTTCCGGATCGCGACCTCGCCACCCTGCGGGGCGACGACATCGGCATGGTCTTCCAGGAACCCCGCACCGCTCTCAACCCCCTCCACACGGTGGGCCGACAGATCGGCGAATCCGTGCGCATCCACGAGAGGGTCTCGCGTCGTGAAGCGCTCCGACGCGCCGTCATCGAGGCCGAGCGCGTGGCCCTGCCCGACCCCGAGCGCATCGTGTCGCGCTACCCGCACCAGCTCTCGGGCGGTCAGCGTCAGCGGGTCGCGATCGCGATGGCGCTCGCATGCCGTCCGCGTCTGCTCATCGCCGACGAGCCGACCACCGCTCTCGACGTGACCATCCAGGCCGGTGTCCTCTCGCTGTTGCGTGAACTGGTCCAGGATGCCGGGATGTCGCTCGTCTTCATCACCCACGACCTCGCGGTCCTCGCGCAGGTCGCGACCCACGCGGTCGTCCTCGAGCACGGACGCGTGGTCGAGCGGGGCGAGGTCTCGGAGCTGCTGCGCGCACCGTCGTCCCCGATCACGCAGGCCCTGCTGCGGGATGCGACGGCGACGCTGTGGCATCCGGAGCATCCTGGTCGGGATGCCGGGACCCCGGACGATCCGCCCACGTTCGCGCACGGCGAAGGTTTCGCGGACGAGGAGGCGCCGTGA
- a CDS encoding ATP-binding cassette domain-containing protein encodes MSETLIHARGLSRSYPAPRRGFGRPERTVGLDDVDLTVRAGSAVGVIGESGSGKSTLVRLLLGLDVPTTGTVEVDGRAVDARGSARSLHWLRRATGIVFQDPYASLDPRMSVGRIVGEPLWALGIEGDRRARVREVLEQVGLDADIAARFPHEFSGGQRQRIALARAIVHRPRILVGDEPLSALDVTVRAQILRLLARLRAEEDLTLLLVSHDIGVVQNVCDQVVVMKDGRVVEQGPTEKVLLQPQAAYTRQLLASVPTLPR; translated from the coding sequence GTGAGCGAGACGCTGATCCACGCGCGCGGCCTGTCGCGGAGCTACCCCGCACCCCGCCGCGGCTTCGGCCGGCCCGAACGCACGGTCGGTCTCGACGACGTCGACCTGACGGTCCGCGCGGGCTCCGCCGTGGGTGTCATCGGCGAATCGGGATCGGGCAAATCGACGCTCGTCCGCCTGCTGCTGGGTCTCGACGTGCCGACGACCGGCACCGTCGAGGTCGACGGTCGGGCCGTCGACGCGCGCGGGTCGGCCCGGTCGCTGCACTGGCTGCGGCGGGCGACGGGCATCGTCTTCCAGGACCCGTACGCCTCGCTCGACCCCCGCATGAGCGTCGGCCGGATCGTCGGCGAGCCGCTCTGGGCGCTCGGCATCGAGGGCGACCGGCGCGCGCGCGTGCGCGAGGTGCTCGAGCAGGTCGGGCTCGATGCCGACATCGCCGCGCGCTTCCCGCACGAGTTCTCGGGAGGCCAGCGCCAGAGGATCGCCCTCGCGCGCGCGATCGTGCACCGCCCGCGCATCCTCGTCGGCGATGAGCCGCTGTCGGCGCTCGACGTGACCGTGCGCGCGCAGATCCTGCGGCTGCTCGCCCGCCTGCGCGCGGAAGAAGACCTGACGCTCCTGCTCGTCTCGCACGACATCGGTGTGGTGCAGAACGTGTGCGACCAGGTCGTCGTCATGAAGGACGGCCGCGTCGTCGAGCAGGGACCGACCGAGAAGGTGCTGTTGCAGCCCCAGGCCGCGTACACGCGGCAACTGTTGGCATCCGTTCCGACGCTTCCGCGCTGA
- a CDS encoding carboxymuconolactone decarboxylase family protein produces the protein MGEEKRVHLSKKAPEAYAALRSFSSTVGRLAAEAGVDARVREIVQIHASQLNGCAYCVRLHVDAAVKAGLDADVIAQIASWRESGVFDERERAALELTESFTFIHEDGIPDDVYDRAGGILSEEEYVALSWILIAINAFNRVAIAGRYPVPPRAAHDHGENA, from the coding sequence ATGGGTGAGGAGAAGCGCGTTCATCTGTCGAAGAAGGCCCCCGAGGCGTACGCCGCACTGCGATCGTTCTCGAGCACCGTCGGGCGGCTCGCCGCCGAAGCCGGTGTCGACGCGCGTGTGCGCGAGATCGTGCAGATCCACGCCTCCCAGCTCAACGGCTGCGCTTACTGCGTGCGTCTGCACGTCGACGCGGCGGTGAAGGCCGGCCTCGACGCCGATGTGATCGCGCAGATCGCCAGCTGGCGGGAGTCCGGCGTGTTCGACGAGCGTGAGCGGGCGGCCCTCGAGCTCACCGAGTCGTTCACCTTCATCCACGAGGACGGCATCCCCGACGACGTCTACGACCGGGCCGGCGGCATCCTGAGTGAAGAAGAGTACGTCGCGCTCAGTTGGATCCTTATCGCGATCAACGCCTTCAACCGCGTGGCGATCGCCGGACGATACCCCGTCCCGCCACGGGCTGCTCACGACCACGGGGAGAACGCGTGA
- a CDS encoding GNAT family N-acetyltransferase — protein MLEEEYEKSRRRLPAHLRRAPEPERPFSYEIRPATEADIPDIREIYNYYVRNSVVTFDEKAWSIAKWRDKFATLKRLGLPFLVAESPSGQLLGYALVQPWQSKSAYRYTVENSIYLGQAAAGKGLGRALLEALIAACQDLGIREMVAAISDKGADASIALHEKLGFTEVGRMGRVGFKFGRWLGVVYLQKSIPSKKKRRKLFG, from the coding sequence GTGCTGGAAGAAGAGTACGAGAAGAGCCGTCGGCGGCTGCCGGCGCACCTGCGTCGCGCACCCGAGCCGGAACGCCCCTTCTCGTACGAGATCCGCCCCGCGACGGAAGCGGACATCCCCGACATCCGCGAGATCTACAACTACTACGTCCGCAACTCCGTGGTCACCTTCGACGAGAAGGCGTGGTCGATCGCCAAGTGGCGCGACAAGTTCGCGACGCTGAAGCGGCTCGGACTTCCGTTCCTCGTGGCGGAGTCGCCGAGCGGCCAACTGCTCGGGTACGCGCTCGTGCAGCCGTGGCAGTCGAAGTCCGCCTACCGGTACACGGTCGAGAACTCGATCTACCTGGGCCAGGCGGCCGCGGGCAAGGGGCTCGGCCGCGCGCTGCTCGAGGCGCTGATCGCGGCGTGCCAGGATCTCGGCATCCGAGAGATGGTCGCCGCGATCAGCGACAAGGGCGCCGACGCCTCGATCGCCCTGCACGAGAAGCTCGGCTTCACCGAGGTGGGCCGTATGGGCCGCGTCGGCTTCAAGTTCGGGCGGTGGCTCGGCGTGGTCTACCTGCAGAAGAGCATCCCGTCGAAGAAGAAGCGGCGGAAGCTGTTCGGCTGA
- a CDS encoding tyrosine-protein phosphatase yields MTSLVSGAANFRDVGGLPAGDRRTRAGVLFRSGNLVAVDDDGIDTLRALGIRRVIDLRDETELAHAPSRFDDLPVEVQHEPLFLGSVDSFFARDVTLDELYAELVEESAERIVSAVRGILKAQPVLVHCTVGKDRTGVTVAIALAAAGVDREAVVADYARTEALLPPERNAAVLRAIRAFHPENVNAEALATRSPAPAMRALLDRLDRAYGSPAGYLRAHGMSDDEVRRLHDVLID; encoded by the coding sequence GTGACGTCGCTGGTCTCGGGGGCGGCGAACTTCCGCGACGTCGGCGGGCTGCCCGCGGGTGACCGCCGGACGCGAGCCGGGGTCCTCTTCCGCTCCGGCAATCTCGTCGCGGTCGACGACGACGGCATCGACACGCTGCGCGCGCTGGGCATCCGCCGCGTCATCGACCTGCGCGATGAGACCGAGCTCGCCCACGCGCCGAGCCGCTTCGACGACCTTCCGGTCGAAGTGCAGCACGAGCCGCTGTTCCTCGGCTCCGTCGACTCGTTCTTCGCCCGTGACGTGACGCTCGACGAGCTCTACGCGGAGCTCGTCGAGGAGTCCGCCGAACGGATCGTGTCGGCGGTGCGCGGCATCCTGAAGGCCCAGCCCGTACTCGTGCACTGCACGGTGGGCAAGGATCGCACCGGGGTGACGGTCGCGATCGCGCTCGCGGCTGCGGGCGTCGACCGCGAGGCCGTGGTCGCCGATTACGCGCGTACCGAGGCCCTCCTGCCGCCCGAGCGCAACGCTGCCGTGCTGCGGGCGATCCGGGCGTTCCATCCCGAGAACGTCAACGCCGAGGCCTTGGCGACCCGGTCACCGGCCCCCGCGATGCGTGCTCTGCTGGACCGTCTCGATCGCGCGTACGGCTCACCCGCCGGATACCTCCGGGCCCACGGGATGAGCGACGACGAGGTGCGCCGCCTGCACGACGTGCTGATCGACTGA
- a CDS encoding ABC transporter permease, whose amino-acid sequence MSTLRRLWALGTGRFGILIVVLLVVVALVSFVWTPFDPAAVDARARWTDPSWPHVLGTDNNGRDIASLLMAGTRTTIAVAVGAGVVASVLGIALAALGSLTARWIRESVAVLVDILVAFPVLIIAMMISAVWGGSLAVVIWAVGIGFGVNIARVTRPELRRVLQSDFVLAGRASGLTTWQNLTRHLLPNVAPVFIVQLSWGMAVAVLAEAGLSYLGFGAPITQPSWGVLLNDLQAYIAVHPLTVVWPGLAITLTVLGLNLLGDALREAADPTLAERTSAARTHVPGVVA is encoded by the coding sequence GTGAGCACCCTCAGACGTCTCTGGGCCCTCGGCACCGGGCGGTTCGGCATCCTGATCGTCGTTCTGCTGGTCGTGGTCGCCCTCGTCTCGTTCGTGTGGACGCCGTTCGACCCCGCCGCGGTCGATGCCCGCGCGCGCTGGACCGACCCGTCCTGGCCGCACGTACTCGGCACCGACAACAACGGCCGCGACATCGCGAGCCTCCTCATGGCCGGCACGCGCACGACGATCGCGGTCGCGGTGGGCGCCGGGGTCGTCGCCTCGGTGCTCGGCATCGCCCTCGCCGCTCTCGGCTCGCTCACCGCCCGGTGGATCCGCGAAAGCGTCGCGGTGCTCGTCGACATCCTCGTCGCCTTCCCCGTGCTGATCATCGCGATGATGATCTCGGCCGTGTGGGGCGGCTCGCTCGCCGTGGTGATCTGGGCCGTCGGGATCGGCTTCGGCGTGAACATCGCGCGCGTCACCCGACCGGAGCTGCGCCGGGTGCTGCAGAGCGACTTCGTCCTGGCGGGGCGCGCGAGCGGGCTCACGACGTGGCAGAACCTCACGCGGCACCTGCTCCCGAACGTCGCGCCCGTCTTCATCGTGCAGTTGTCGTGGGGCATGGCCGTCGCCGTCCTCGCGGAGGCGGGCCTGTCGTACCTCGGCTTCGGCGCCCCGATCACCCAGCCGTCGTGGGGGGTGCTTCTCAACGACCTGCAGGCCTACATCGCCGTGCACCCGCTGACGGTGGTGTGGCCGGGGCTCGCGATCACCCTCACCGTGCTCGGACTCAATCTGCTCGGAGACGCTCTCCGCGAGGCCGCCGATCCGACGCTCGCCGAGCGCACGTCCGCCGCTCGCACCCATGTGCCGGGGGTGGTCGCGTGA
- a CDS encoding ABC transporter substrate-binding protein: MLRRTALATSALLISALLLTSCTGSNTAPGPTGEADPNATLTVRLSLEPSNLDIRHTSGAALEQALVDNVYQGLVTRNGDENNAIVPALATEWNVSPDGLTYTFTLRQGVTFHDGSALTADDVVTSLQTAKDDATVQSSADLANVASLSSPDASTVVVTLAKPNIDFLFALTGRAGLIFKNGDTTSLQTAENGTGPFRVASWNTGQSLTLARYDGYWGDKAGVAEVVLDYIPDQSAATNAAVSGDVDVALEIDPDLQGQIEGTGNFTIESGLTTDKGTLAFNNQRAPLNDQRVREALRLAVDHNALVETLVTAQPLNGPIPPLDPGYEDLTGSVSYNPDRARELLAEAGADNLTLTLKIPNVYPSTLATFLVSSYADVGVTLKVDSVDFSTWLTDVYTNHDYDLSFVRHVEARDFGNWADPTYYFGFDNAEVQRLYAEALASTDDQQSSDLLAEAAQIVDDQDAADWLFLSAPRTAVATNVSNFPKNSLNVRLPLAGVTVSSE; encoded by the coding sequence ATGCTGCGCCGCACTGCCCTCGCCACGAGCGCGCTCCTGATCTCAGCCCTGCTGCTCACCTCGTGCACGGGCTCGAACACCGCGCCCGGCCCGACCGGCGAGGCCGACCCGAACGCCACTCTCACGGTGCGCCTGTCGCTCGAGCCGTCGAACCTCGACATCCGCCACACCAGCGGAGCCGCCCTCGAGCAAGCCCTCGTCGACAACGTCTACCAGGGCCTCGTGACCCGCAACGGCGACGAGAACAACGCGATCGTGCCCGCGCTGGCCACCGAGTGGAACGTCTCGCCCGACGGTCTGACGTACACGTTCACGCTCCGTCAGGGCGTCACGTTCCACGACGGCAGCGCGCTCACCGCCGACGACGTCGTCACCTCGCTGCAGACCGCGAAAGACGACGCGACGGTGCAGAGCAGCGCCGACCTCGCGAATGTGGCATCCCTCTCCTCCCCCGACGCGTCCACCGTCGTCGTCACGCTCGCGAAGCCCAACATCGACTTCCTGTTCGCGCTGACGGGTCGCGCGGGCCTGATCTTCAAGAACGGCGACACGACGAGCCTCCAAACCGCCGAGAACGGCACGGGTCCCTTCCGCGTCGCGTCGTGGAACACGGGACAGAGCCTCACGCTCGCCCGGTACGACGGCTACTGGGGCGACAAGGCGGGAGTCGCCGAAGTCGTGCTCGACTACATCCCCGACCAGAGCGCGGCCACCAATGCGGCGGTCAGCGGCGACGTCGATGTCGCGCTCGAGATCGACCCCGACCTGCAGGGCCAGATCGAGGGGACCGGCAACTTCACGATCGAGTCCGGGCTCACCACCGACAAGGGCACCCTCGCGTTCAACAACCAGCGCGCCCCCCTGAACGACCAGCGCGTGCGCGAGGCCCTGCGTCTCGCGGTCGACCACAACGCGCTCGTCGAAACGCTGGTCACGGCGCAGCCGCTGAACGGTCCGATCCCCCCGCTCGACCCCGGCTACGAAGACCTCACGGGCAGCGTGTCGTACAACCCCGATCGTGCGCGCGAGCTGCTCGCCGAGGCGGGGGCCGACAACCTCACGCTCACGCTGAAGATCCCGAACGTCTACCCGAGCACGCTCGCCACCTTCCTCGTGTCGTCGTACGCCGATGTGGGAGTCACGCTCAAGGTCGACTCCGTCGACTTCTCCACGTGGCTGACCGACGTGTACACCAACCACGACTACGACCTGAGCTTCGTGCGCCACGTCGAGGCCCGGGACTTCGGCAACTGGGCCGACCCGACCTACTACTTCGGCTTCGACAACGCCGAGGTCCAGCGACTGTACGCGGAGGCCCTGGCGAGCACCGACGACCAGCAGTCGTCCGACCTCCTCGCCGAAGCCGCGCAGATCGTCGATGATCAGGATGCCGCCGACTGGCTGTTCCTCTCGGCCCCGCGCACCGCGGTCGCCACGAACGTGTCGAACTTCCCGAAGAACTCGCTGAACGTGCGCCTGCCGCTGGCGGGCGTGACCGTCTCGTCGGAGTGA
- a CDS encoding uracil-DNA glycosylase: protein MTAKSLVELADAGLINASWVEPLAPVAADIAAIGERLRSEAKPYLPAGDLVLRAFRTPIDAVRVLIVGQDPYPTPGHPIGLSFAVDPHVRPLPRSLGNIYRELSDDLGISPAPHGDLSAWAAQGVMLLNRVLTVAPGAPASHRGWGWERVTEHAIRCLVARDAPLVAVLWGRDAMNLTPLLGDTAIVSSPHPSPLSASRGFFGSKPFSRVNALLEEQGAEPVDWRLPA from the coding sequence GTGACGGCGAAGTCTCTCGTCGAGCTCGCGGATGCCGGGCTGATCAACGCGTCGTGGGTCGAGCCGCTGGCCCCGGTGGCCGCCGACATCGCCGCGATCGGTGAGCGTCTGCGCAGCGAGGCTAAGCCCTATCTGCCGGCGGGGGACCTCGTGCTGCGGGCATTCCGCACGCCGATCGACGCGGTGCGCGTGCTGATCGTCGGCCAGGATCCGTACCCGACGCCCGGGCATCCGATTGGCCTGTCCTTCGCGGTCGACCCGCACGTCCGGCCGCTGCCCCGCAGCCTCGGGAACATCTACCGCGAGCTGTCCGACGATCTCGGCATCTCGCCCGCTCCCCACGGCGACCTCTCGGCATGGGCGGCGCAGGGCGTCATGCTCCTGAACAGGGTGCTGACGGTGGCGCCGGGAGCCCCGGCTTCCCACCGCGGCTGGGGCTGGGAGCGTGTCACCGAGCACGCGATCCGCTGCCTCGTCGCGCGCGACGCCCCGCTGGTGGCGGTGCTGTGGGGCCGGGACGCCATGAACCTCACGCCCCTGCTCGGCGACACGGCGATCGTCTCGTCGCCGCATCCGTCACCCCTGTCGGCGAGTCGCGGGTTCTTCGGGTCGAAGCCGTTCTCGCGGGTCAACGCGCTGCTCGAGGAACAGGGCGCGGAGCCCGTGGACTGGCGCCTTCCGGCCTGA
- a CDS encoding SIP domain-containing protein, translating to MSLSSEHNDAACRASRHTRVQHLVTADETSLAELEALLATLPICSTGRVFVEVPDASWIGRIAAPARMTLTWLDRSRRGGAPGTGRCCAAGEALVRAVSGWAGEMLCCDDDDTRIFLLGGYLGTAEIVDELVARHGVDAQSIHTPERFGLATAR from the coding sequence ATGTCCCTTTCTTCCGAGCACAACGACGCCGCCTGCCGTGCGTCGCGGCACACCCGTGTGCAGCACCTCGTGACCGCCGACGAGACCTCTCTCGCCGAGCTCGAGGCCCTGCTGGCGACGCTGCCGATCTGCTCGACGGGGCGCGTGTTCGTCGAGGTCCCCGACGCGTCGTGGATCGGCCGGATCGCGGCTCCCGCGCGCATGACCCTGACCTGGCTCGATCGTTCCCGCCGCGGTGGCGCGCCGGGGACCGGCCGCTGCTGCGCCGCGGGCGAGGCGCTCGTCCGCGCGGTCTCGGGCTGGGCCGGCGAGATGCTGTGCTGCGACGACGACGACACCCGCATCTTCCTGCTGGGCGGATACCTCGGCACGGCCGAGATCGTGGACGAGCTCGTCGCCCGCCACGGCGTCGATGCGCAGTCGATCCACACGCCCGAGCGCTTCGGTCTCGCGACCGCGCGCTGA
- a CDS encoding protealysin inhibitor emfourin gives MPQPDTDERFAIVVVRSGGITGLSKQWRAEPDPERTPHWRELVESCPWDAPPTPATGADRFQWRIEVRRGDTAVRQARLSDQQVEGPWRSLVDEVRRIAVQDRPSGQNS, from the coding sequence ATGCCGCAGCCTGACACCGACGAACGCTTCGCCATCGTGGTGGTGCGCTCCGGTGGGATCACCGGCCTGTCGAAGCAGTGGCGGGCGGAACCCGATCCCGAACGGACACCGCACTGGCGCGAGCTCGTCGAGAGCTGCCCGTGGGATGCGCCTCCGACCCCCGCCACCGGGGCCGATCGGTTCCAGTGGCGCATCGAGGTGCGTCGTGGCGACACGGCGGTGCGCCAGGCGCGGCTCAGCGACCAGCAGGTCGAGGGGCCGTGGCGGTCGCTCGTCGACGAAGTGCGCCGGATCGCGGTTCAGGACCGACCGAGCGGGCAGAACTCCTGA
- a CDS encoding M4 family metallopeptidase, producing the protein MIPGIVPPFLLDRLASTDDPRLARAAAAARKTLAMPRPQRATRRRLRLSIDGDALVAEAVPAPDRVVSDARNTENLPGRRVRSEDEPPSVDSAVDEAYDGLGATYDFFWDAFARDGIDAAGGSLLATVHFGDDYDNAFWNGERMVFGDGDGEVFVGFTRSLSVIAHELGHGVTEAAGGLEYQGQSGALNESLSDVFGALAEQHHRGERADEASWLIGSGIFAEAVQGEALRSMKAPGTAYDDDVLGKDPQPGHMRDYVETDDDNGGVHINSGIPNRAFFLVATQLGGFAWERAGLIWYRTLTAGTLSPTADFAAFARATLAAAATEYGEKSEEVAAVRAAWAGVGVEEDAAA; encoded by the coding sequence ATGATCCCCGGAATCGTTCCCCCCTTCCTGCTCGATCGGCTCGCCTCGACCGATGACCCCCGTCTCGCGCGAGCGGCCGCCGCCGCGCGGAAGACGCTCGCGATGCCGCGGCCGCAGCGTGCCACCCGTCGACGGCTGCGCCTGTCGATCGACGGCGATGCGCTCGTCGCCGAGGCCGTACCGGCACCCGACCGGGTCGTCTCCGACGCACGGAACACCGAGAACCTGCCCGGCCGCCGGGTGCGCAGTGAAGACGAGCCGCCGTCCGTCGACAGCGCCGTCGACGAGGCATACGACGGCCTCGGGGCCACGTACGACTTCTTCTGGGACGCCTTCGCTCGCGACGGCATCGACGCCGCCGGCGGCTCGCTGCTCGCGACCGTCCACTTCGGGGACGACTACGACAACGCGTTCTGGAACGGCGAGCGCATGGTCTTCGGCGACGGCGACGGCGAGGTGTTCGTGGGGTTCACGCGATCACTGAGCGTCATCGCGCACGAGCTGGGGCACGGGGTGACCGAGGCCGCCGGGGGCCTCGAGTACCAGGGGCAGTCGGGTGCGCTGAACGAGTCGCTGTCGGACGTGTTCGGGGCACTCGCCGAGCAGCACCACCGCGGCGAGCGGGCCGACGAGGCGTCGTGGCTGATCGGGTCCGGCATCTTCGCCGAGGCCGTCCAGGGCGAGGCGCTGAGGTCGATGAAGGCGCCGGGTACCGCGTACGACGACGACGTCCTCGGCAAGGACCCGCAGCCGGGGCACATGCGTGACTACGTCGAGACCGACGACGACAACGGCGGTGTACACATCAACTCCGGCATCCCCAACCGGGCCTTCTTCCTGGTCGCGACCCAGCTCGGCGGGTTCGCGTGGGAGCGTGCGGGCCTCATCTGGTACCGCACCCTGACCGCCGGAACGCTCTCGCCCACGGCCGACTTCGCCGCGTTTGCCCGCGCCACCCTGGCCGCGGCGGCGACCGAGTACGGTGAGAAGTCGGAGGAGGTCGCCGCCGTCCGCGCCGCGTGGGCCGGCGTCGGCGTCGAGGAGGATGCCGCAGCCTGA
- a CDS encoding phosphoribosyltransferase, with the protein MTDERERLSWDDFGAATRDISRAIVADGFEPEVVVAIARGGLLPGGAIAYGLGAKNCGALNVEFYTGVGTVLDDPEVLPPALDLSYLSGRRVLLVDDVADSGRTLDLAVKLLTRHGAETRSAVIYTKPSTIITPDYSWKDTDLWIDFPWSFQGSVHEEDAA; encoded by the coding sequence GTGACGGACGAGCGTGAGCGGTTGAGCTGGGACGATTTCGGAGCGGCGACCCGCGACATCTCGCGAGCGATCGTGGCGGATGGCTTCGAGCCCGAGGTCGTCGTCGCGATCGCACGCGGCGGACTGCTCCCCGGTGGCGCGATCGCCTACGGCCTGGGAGCCAAGAACTGCGGGGCGCTGAACGTCGAGTTCTACACCGGGGTCGGCACGGTGCTCGACGACCCCGAGGTCCTCCCTCCCGCCCTCGACCTGTCGTACCTGAGCGGGCGCCGCGTGCTCCTCGTCGACGACGTCGCCGACAGCGGCCGCACGCTGGACCTCGCCGTGAAGCTCCTCACCCGGCACGGTGCCGAGACGCGATCCGCGGTGATCTACACCAAGCCGTCGACGATCATCACGCCCGATTACTCGTGGAAAGACACCGACCTGTGGATCGACTTCCCCTGGTCGTTCCAGGGGTCGGTGCACGAAGAAGACGCGGCGTGA